The Shewanella algae DNA segment GCAGGTTCCCAACAAGCGCCATATCGCATTTGAGAAGCCATCCGGTGAACTCTACCGTGAAGAGCTGTTTTCAACCCATGGCTTTTCCAATATCTATTCCAACAAGTATCACCACAATATGCCTACCAAGGCGTTAACCGTTGAGCCTTTTGAGCTCAGCCATGGTGAAGTGTGGCAGGACTCCCTGGTACAGAACTATAAACTGGACAGTAAACAGGCCGACAGACAGGGGCACTTCTTCTGTGCCCGCAACAAGATTTTCTTCAATCAGGATCTGGCGATTTATACTGCCAGAGTCACCGAGGATACCGAGCTGTTCTACCGCAATGCCTACGCCGACGAGGTGGTATTTGTCCACGAGGGTGAAGGCGAGCTCTTAAGTGAATACGGCAAGCTCAAGGTGCAAAAGTGGGACTATCTGGTGATCCCCCGCGGCACCACCTATCAGTTGAAATTCAAGGACTACAGTAATGTGCGCTTGTTGGTGATCGAATCCTTCTCCATGGTGGAGATCCCCAAACACTTTCGCAATGACTATGGCCAGTTGCTGGAGTCGGCGCCCTATTGCGAGCGGGATATCCGGGTACCCGAACTGACAGAGGCCAGGGTCGAGCAAGGGGAGTTCCCTCTGGTCAGCAAGTTTGGCGACAAGTATCAGCTGACTCAGCTGGAATGGCATCCTTTTGATCTGGTGGGTTGGGACGGTTTTGTCTACCCCTGGGCCTTCAACATCACAGAGTACGCGCCCAAGGTAGGCAAGATTCACCTGCCCCCATCGGATCATCTGGTGTTTACCGCCCACAACTTTGTTATCTGCAACTTTGTTCCCAGACCTTACGACTTCCATCCCAAGGCGATCCCGGCACCTTACTACCACAACAATATCGACAGTGACGAGGTGCTCTACTATGTGGATGGCGACTTTATGAGCCGCACCGGCATAGAAGCCGGTTACCTGACACTGCATCAAAAAGGCGTGCCTCATGGGCCACAGCCCGGGCGCACCGAAGCCTCCATCGGCAAGAAAGACACCTATGAATACGCCGTTATGGTGGACACCTTTGCCCCGCTGCAGTTAACCACCCATGTGCAAAGCTGCATGAGTACTGATTACAACCGCTCCTGGCTCGAAGGCTGAGCCCGGAAACGAATATCCAGCAAGGCCATCAGAGAATGGCCGCAAGCAACATCATTGAAGAGGACATAGAAATGGCAAGCGAAAAGAATCCACTGGGACTGCTCGGTATCGAATTCACCGAGTTTGCAACCCCGGACAGTGATTTCATGCACCAGGTCTTTATCGACTTTGGTTTCTCCATGCTGAAAAAAGCCAAGGACAGGGAGATTTTCTATTACAAGCAGAATGACATTAATTTTCTGCTCAACAAGGAGCGTCAAGGCTTCAGCGCCGAATTTGCCAAGCACCATGGCCCGGCCATCTGCTCCATGGGGTGGCGGGTAGAAGATGCCAATTATGCCCTGCAACTGGCGGTATCCCGCGGCGCCCGTCCGGCGGATCAGGCCCACACTGATCTGCCCTACCCGGCAATCTATGGTATAGGCGACAGCCTGATTTACTTCATCGACCGTTTCGGCGAGCAGGACAATATCTACAAGACAGACTTTGTCGACCTGCCAGCCCCTGTGATAGTCCCAGAAAAAGGCTTTATGGAAGTGGATCACCTGACCAACAATGTCCACAAGGGTACCATGGAACAATGGTCTGATTTCTATAAGGATATCTTCGGATTCACCGAAGTGCGTTACTTCGATATCAGCGGCGTACAAACCGCCTTGGTCTCCTACGCCCTGCGCTCTCCCGATGGTAGCTTCTGTATCCCCATCAATGAGGGCAAGGGTGACGACAAAAACCAGATTGATGAGTACCTGCGCGAATATAACGGCCCGGGCGTGCAACATCTGGCGTTCCGCACCCGGGATATCGTCGCCTCGCTCGATGCCATGGAAGGAACCTCAATCGAGACCCTGGACATCATCCCTGAATACTACGACACCATCTTCGACAAGGTGCCTCAGGTGACTGAAAACCGTGACAAGATAAAGCATCATCAAATTCTGGTGGACGGGGATGACAGTGGCTACCTGCTGCAGATCTTCACCAAAAACCTGTTCGGCCCCATCTTTATCGAGATTATTCAGCGCAAGAACAACCTCGGCTTTGGCGAGGGTAACTTCAAGGCGTTGTTCGAATCCATCGAGCGCGATCAAATGAAGCGTGGCGTGCTGTAACCGATAGCGAAATCACCTGTTTGAGACCGATCTGATGATCGGTCTCTTGTTTTCCGCCTTAGTGTATTGAGCACTGCAATTTTTTACTTTGTCACCCGGTAGGATTTCATTAGACTGATCTCCCTTTTTTGAGAGACAGCTGTACCCAAAATGCAAGACTACGCCCTGCTCGCCGCTTTTATTCCAACCTTTTTCTTTGTTTCCGTTACCCCGGGAATGTGCATGACCCTGGCCATGACACTGGGGATGAGCATTGGGGTGCGCCGCACTCTGTGGATGATGCTGGGTGAACTCGTGGGGGTCGCCCTGGTGGCTTTGGCGGCCGTGCTGGGCGTGGCCACGGTTATGTTGAAACATCCGATGATCTTCCAGGGGCTCAAATATCTTGGCGGTGCCTATCTTATCTGGCTCGGCATCAATATGTGGCGGGCCAAGGGCAAGATGGCCAATCTGGACCAACCCAGAAGTATCAAGCGCACAGCGTTGATCTCCCAAGGCTTTGTCACCGCTATTGCCAATCCCAAGGGCTGGGCCTTTATGATTTCCTTGCTGCCTCCCTTTATTAATCTGCAGCAACCTATGGCACCGCAACTGACGGCACTCATCGGCATTATCATGTGTACCGAACTCATCTGCATGCTGGCCTATGCCAATGGCGGCAAGAGCCTGAGGCTGTTTTTGAGCCGTGGCAACAATGTCCGCCTGCTCAACCGGATAGCCGGCAGTCTGATGCTGGGGGTCGGTGTCTGGCTGGCGCTGGGTTAATCGCCCTTTTTGTAGGGTAAGGCCTGCTGCAACTGCGCTTGATACAAGCGGTTGTTGCCGGCCTCTGTTTGACAGAAATCGGCTATCGCCTCCCGAAAGCCCGGATGCGCTATGCCATGCAGCGAATAGGTGGTGACACACTCAAAGCCGCGGATAAGCTTGTGCTCCCCCTGGGCACCGGCGTTGAAGCAACTGAGGCCGTTCTCGATACAGTAGTCTATCCCCTGCCAGTAACAGGCTTCGAAATGCAGCGCCGGGATCTCCTCAAGTGCGCCCCAATAGCGGCCATAAAGAGTATCTTTCCCCTGCAGATAAAGCGCGCATGCCAGCGCCTGCTGCGGCGCTTCGCCCAAGCGGTGCACCAGGAGCAAACGCACCTCGGCCGCCATCAACTTACCGAGTTGCTTGAAAAAGTCGGGCTGAAGATATCCCCGGTGGCCGGAGCGTTTCAGATAGGTTTGCCGATAGCAGCGATAGAAAAGCTGCCAGTGCCAATCTTGCAGTTCATCGCCCCTGAGCCAGACAAACTGCAAGCCAGCCAAGGCGCGGCGCTCTTTGAGAATATTCTTGCGCCGTTTGGAGTTGAGCCGCGCCAAAAAATCATCAAAGTTGCTGTAACCCCGGTTAAACCAATGAAACTGCGTTCCTTCCCGCACCAAGGTCTGGGGCAAATGCCGCAATGACTCGAGTTGCCCCTTGCTGACAAACAGCCAATGCCAGGAGGAGTAGCTTTCGAGCAGTTGCCAAAACAGTTTCCCCAGCGCCTGCTGGATATCAGCGGCCGCCGCCCTGGCCTCAGGCGCTATCCCGAGTCTTGGGCCGGTGACAGGCGTAAAGGGAATGGCGCAGACCAGCTTGGGATAATAGGCTTCACCGTGGCGCTGATAGGCATCGGCCCAGGCCCAGTCGAACACATATTCGCCCCAGGAGTGCTCCTTGAGATAGAGAGGCATCACAGCCAAACGCCTGTCGTTGCAAAACAGCTGTAAATGCATGGGTTGCCAGCCGGCTGCGGCGCAAACACTGCCACTTTGCTCCAGCGCCTTCAAAAAAGCATGTCGGCAAAAAGGGTTGTCCGGCTCTGTTTTTCCATCTTCAGCCAGACACAGATCCCACTCGGCGGCGGGGATCTCATCAATGCTGGCGGCAAAACGCCACTGCCAGTGCTTATTGTCCAAATTTATTCCATATGCCGAGGCAAACTTGCAATCAAGGATAATTGGCGGCACATTGCATAGCAACTTAAGCAAAAGCAGTATAAGGAAATATAGTGCGTCTGATAAAACCGCTGATCTTCGCCGTCGCTCTGGCTCTGCCTGCAGCCTCCACCCTGAGTTACAGCCCACAAGCTACCGCCAACGAATCCTCGATTTACAGTGAAATGGCCACAGCCCAGCCCGTTTGGGCCAAGCATGGCATGGTTTCCAGCCAGGAGGCACTGGCTTCCCGTATCGGGGTGGATATTCTCAAGCAAGGCGGCAACGCAGTAGATGCAGCAGTGGCCGTGGGTTATGCCCTGGCAGTGACTTTGCCCCGGGCAGGCAATATAGGTGGCGGCGGTTTCATGCTGGTACACCTGGCGAAGGAAAACAAGACCATAGCCATAGACTATCGGGAGATGGCGCCTTCCAAGGCCCACAGGGATATCTTCCTCGATGACAAGGGCAATGCGGTCAATAAACTCAGCCGCGAGCACGGCCTGGCGGTAGGCGTTCCCGGCACTGTGATGGGCATGGAGCTGGCCCTGTCCAAGTATGGCACCATGAAACGGGAGCAAGTGATAGCCCCGGCGATCAAACTGGCGCGGGATGGGATCAGCGTTACTTCAGATCTGGCCAACTCCCTCGATGGGGTTAAGCGCCGCATCTCCCAATGGCCAAGCTCTGCCGCCATCTTCTACAAGGCAGATGGCAGCAGCTTTGTACCGGGCGAAATCATCAAGCAGCCTGAGTTGGCTCACTCGCTGGAGCTGATTGCCAAACAGGGCAGCAAAGGATTTTACCAAGGGGAAACCGCCGAGAAACTGGTGAGTGCCATTCAGGCCGCCGGCGGCATCATGACCCTTGAGGATCTCAACAACTATCAGGCCATAGAGCGCCAGCCGGTGCGCGGACACTATCGAGGCTATGAGGTGGTTTCCATGCCGCCGCCATCATCGGGTGGCATCCATATCATAGAGATCCTCAACATTCTCGAGCAGTACCCCATCCATGATCTGGGCCACAACACCGCCGCCACTTTGCATCTTATGGCCGAGGCCATGAGACGGGCCTATGCCGATCGCAGCGAGTATCTCGGCGATCCGGATTTCTATCCTGTGCCGGTCAAAGCCCTGTTGAGCCCGGATTATGCCCAGACATTGGCCAAGAGCATCGACAGCAAGCACGCCACCCCTTCAAGCCAGGTCAAACCCGGCAAACTGGCCCCCTATGAAAGTGACCAGACAACTCACTACTCGGTCGTGGATAAATGGGGCAATGCGGTATCCAACACCTATACCCTCAACTTCAGTTATGGCTCTGGGCTGGTGGCCGATGGTACAGGGATTTTGCTGAACAATGAGATGGATGATTTCTCAGCCAAACCCGGCACCCCCAACGGTTATGGCCTAGTGGGCGGTGAAGCCAACTCGGTACAGGGCAACAAGCGGCCACTGAGCTCCATGAGCCCGACCATGATAATGAAAGACGGTCAGCCGTTTCTGGTTACCGGCAGCCCGGGTGGCGCCAGGATCATTACCACAGTGCTGCAGATCATCATGAATGTGATTGACCACGACCTGAATATCGCCGAAGCCAGCTTTGCGCCGCGAATGCATCACCAGTGGCTGCCGGATGAAATTCGGGTTGAGCGCAGCCTCAATGGTGACACCATAGCGCTGCTGGAAGCCATGGGCCACCAGGTCAAGGTCAAAAGTTCCATGGGCAGCACCCAGAGCATTATGGTGACCGAAGAAGGTAAATTTGGTGCATCTGACCCGCGCCGTGCCGGCAGCGAAGCGGCGGGCTACTGAGCCCAGTTACCTAAACCTAAGCCACTGAAAAAACTCCTTAGATAGGTTTCTGAAACAAAGTAGTGAGCGACGGGCATTAAATTCGGCTTAACTCTCATTTAAAACAGCTCCGCAGATGCCACTCTTGCGGAGCTGTTTTTTTACACTGAACCAAGGTTCACTTTTAACAAACCGGCGGCTTAACCTCCGCGCCTTGGCGTGGGCTAAATATGCGCTAATTCAATCCAGAGCTTTCATTTCTGCTACCCGAGACGCAATTAACAAGCCATCAATAACCCTCTTATTTATAAGCATTTATCAATCCATTCAGGCGGCACAATTCCTTGCTTCTGACAAGTAAAAACTCAGATAGCGGCACTTTTGGCGATTATGACGCCAATATGTGTTCAAAATTAAACCACAGCTCAAAATTCAACCTATCACACTGTTTTTAATCAGGAATTTTATGTGATGCCAATCAATTTATCTTTTATTTATCAAAGTTATCATCTGCATCCCTTTAAATGGAACTTTTGTATCTAAAAAGGTGGATGGGCGTCATCAAGGCGCTCAAATTATTTTGGGATAAAGAATGAAGAAGACGACTTTGCTTGCAGCGTCAATTGCACTGGCACTGGCCGGTTGCGGCGGCAGCGACAACAATGACAACCCCACAGCCAAATCATTTTCGGTCACAGCCATTGATGGTTATCTGGTGAATGCCGACGTTTATGCCGGCGAAAACTGCCAAACCAAAGTGGCGACAACCGGCAAAGGCGGTATTGCCCGGATCGATGGCCAATATCAGGGACAAACACTGTGTGTTAAGGCTGTTGCCGACAAGACCATGGATGAAAGCCGCGGCTTGGTGAAAAAAAACTTTGAGCTCAAGGCCCCGGCAAGCAAAGATGCCAACAGCCAAGTGATCAGCCCGCTGACCGACTTGGTTGTCAAGCATATGGATGCCAACCAAGGTGTATCCAAGGCGGATGCCGAACAAGCCGTGTCGGCTCAATTTGCAGAACTTAAAGCCGAACCAGAGCTGCTGTTTGGTGACTATCTGGCCAAGAGTAGTGCCAACAAGGTCGCTCAAGCGCTGAACATTGTCGGCGAGACGCTGGTTAGCCATCAGGGCCTGGCTGAAGCGCATCTGCAACGCTTGGTTGAAGATGTGGCTGCCAAGGTAGAAGCCGGTGACAAACTCGACGACTACGAGCCGGTGATCACCCCAGAAGGCGGTGTAGAGTCCAACCACAGGCCTCATATTGCCTTGAGCCAGACTGAGCTGGACAAGCTGACCCAAATTGAAGTGGAACTGGGTCAGCCGATGACTGCCGTAGATTTGTCAGCCGCTTTTGCCGACAAGGACAACGACAGCTTCACTCTGAGCCTGATGGAGGAAGATGGCAACATAGCACTGGAAACCCTGGGCCTGGCATTCGATGCCAAAACAGGCGTACTCAGCGGTACACCTAAGGTAGCCGGTGAAATTGAGCTGCACGCTTACGCCACCGACAGCAAGGGCGCCCGCTCATACCCACTGGAAATTGAGATTGAAGTCAGCAGTATCAACCATGCTCCTGTCATCAACCCGGCTGAAAAAGCCGAACTGGAAGCTGAACTGGCACGCATGTCGCTGACAGTAGGCAATCAAATCGATCAGGTGATTGACCTGGATGAGCTGTTTGGCGATCAGGATAAAGATCAACTGACCTTCAGCGCCATGACGGATATGCAAGGTATCGCCCTGAAAATTGAGCAAGGTGACTCATTGCGTTTGTCCGGCAAGCCTCTGGTTGCCGGCGACTTTGTGATCACTGTGACAGTCAATGACGGCAAACATGCAGCTGTGAAGACCGACCTCAAAGTCAAGGTTGCCGATAACGGTGTCGAACCAGAGCCCAAACATCCGCTGGAAGGCAAAACCTGGTTCACTACAGAATGGGGTTCTGCCGACGAGAACGACGACGGTGTGATGCAAGTATGGTGCGACACTCTGGAGTTCAAAAACGGCTCTGTGCTGCGTAATGTCCGCACTCAAGACAACCTCAGCGAATGTTCCGCCACTGCAACCGTGGAAGTCTCCACTTATATCATTAATGAACTAGGCCAAATGGTGCTGGAGTACGGCGATGATGAAGGTGTTGAACATCAGGAAACCATCAAGCTGAACGACGCCATTGCCGGTGTCGGTGACAATGCCAAAGTGCTGCAACTATGGGACGGTCGCTATACCCTGTTCAGCAAAGCCGATGATGTAGAAAAACGTCTGGATATTGAGTCTGATGACGATGCCCAAGGTCGTATGTTTACAGCGGAGCTGCCGGCGGCCACGGAAGCGACCTATCAGCTCGGTCACCTGACCATGCAGATGACAGCTGCGGATAATGGCGGCGCCAAGGTGGGGCTCTACTTCGATGTGCCCAACACCGACTTCAGCTGTGATGAGGTAAGGGAGTTTTACGACCTCAACCTCAGCTACGAAGGTATGGAATATCGCATTCCTGCCTATCTGTTCCCCGGTGAAGAAAATAGTATCGAATACTGCCAGGCGCAATTCGATATCGAGCAACCTGTTGTCGGCAAAATTTACAGTGTTATAGGTCATGTTACCGAAGAGGATGCCGGTCTGGTGGAAGAGATTAAAGCCAATATCCAATGGACAGGGACAGGCAATAACGAGTGATACCGCTAAATAGAATCGGCGCCTTGACGGAATAGGGCTCTGATGCCGTGAACTCTACCAAGCCGGTGGGCAAGATGCTGACCGGCTTTTTTATCTCAAGTAAACCCGCTCTACCTTTCTTTAGTGGCTCGTAGCATGTAACGCCGCATATTTATTCCCCTTGGCAAAAACACAACTCCCGCCTGGCTTTGGCTTTAGCACTCACTTGGCATCACCCACAAACGTTGGAAAAGTCACAATCTTCAAACGGAATAGCAAACTGTTTATAACAGGTGGGAGTCCCCCGGAATCAGGCTATAGTTATTGTACATTTGTCTAATAGCCAATCCTTGATGGGGAAGTAAATGAATATTAGAGACTTAAGTGTCGTTAAAAAAATATGGGCGAGTTACCTGGTCGTCTTTGTGGTATTTGCTGCTGTAGCCATATTATTGGTACTGAGCCTGTCGGCATTGAACCAAAATATCAAGGTGCTGACCGACAAGAGCCTGCCTTCGGTGGCCATATTGAAAGGTATCCAGGTCGATATCACCAAGGTTCGAAAAGATGAGTTTTCACTGCTTCCCAATATAGATAACCCGCAAATAGGTGAATGGCTGCAAGGGCTGGATAAACTGAGAGCCGACGTTCAGGCGGGCATAGTCGCCTACGAAGCTTTGGAACTGAGCAGGCAAGAGCAGAACGCTTTTAAAGCCTTTAAAGACACCTGGAATCAATACATTCAGGAAACCCGTTCCTATAATGAACTATTGAAAAAAGGTGATGCGACAACCGCCAATCAGGTGATCCTCTCCAGCTTTGATACCTATTCCCGCGCCTTGACGAGTCTCGACAATACCTTGGGGCTCAATGATGAATTAATCAATAAAATCAGTGATGACGTTCAGCATGAAGCCTCATTGACCCAGTACGGTGCTGCCATAGGCGCGCTCATCATCATAATGGTGATAGCCCTCTCCTCTACCTTGCTCTCGCGGGCAATTTGCCGCCCCATAGACAGGGCCCTGAAATTCGCCGCCAAGATAGCCAAGGGACAACTGAATAACGCCATAGATGAGCAGGCCCTGACCAAGGATGAGCTGGGAACACTACTGAAAGAGTTGGTCACCATGCAGGCCAACCTCCACTCTCTGGTGTCTGAGATCAGCGACTCCACCATCCAACTGACCGCAGCGGTGGAGGAAGTGAGTGCCATTTCGGCGCAAAATGCCTCGAGTATGCAAAACCAGCAATCAGAGCTCAGCTCTGTCGCATCGGCCATGACCCAAATGCAGGCAGCAGTCGCCGAAGTGGCCCAAAACACCGAGGCCGGGGCAACGTCGGCCTATTCGGCAACCGAAGTGGCCAAACAAGGCACTGCTACCCTGCAACGCACAGTGGCGGTTATCGAGCAAGTGTCCAAGAGCATTCAGCAATCCGATCTATTGGCAAGGGAGCTGGAATCAAGCTCAAACAACATCAATATGGTGGTCGACGTTATTCGCGGCATCGCGGAACAAACCAACCTCCTGGCACTGAATGCCGCCATAGAAGCGGCTAGAGCCGGTGAGCAAGGACGTGGATTTGCCGTGGTCGCGGACGAAGTGCGCTCTTTGGCGCAGCGCACCCAGGATTCAACCTCGCAAATTGTCGACATCGTCAATCAACTGCAGGAAAACAGCAGCAAAATCGGTCTTTCCAGCCAAGAATGTCAGACGGGTATCACCCAATGCGTAGAGCAGGTTAACGAAGCCGGAAACCAAATAACCGAAATAGAGCATTCGGTGGAAAACATCGCCCAAATGAGTACTCAAATTGCTACCGCCTGCAGTGAGCAAAATGCGGTATCGGAAGAGTTGAACCGCAGTGTCGACCATATCAATAACGTGTCGACCGAAATGGCCGAAGGGGCATCGCAAACGGCCATAGCGTGCCAGGAGATCAGCAACTTAACCCATAGCCTCAAAGCCAGGATGGAAGTATTCAAGCTCTGAGTCAACATTAACCCGGCTTCTGTGGCTTACGGCGAATCCCGCCAAGCCACAGAAGCCGGCTCACCATGGAAACAACCGATAAGCTGACTGGATAAAGCGTGTAGTCAGTTTGCCTTTATCAAGGCTAGAAAACCTCTGCCAAGGCTGACTTATCCAGTGGACAGGCTTTCAGATCATTAAACGCGGCATCGCCCTGTATCTGATGCCAGATTGACATCAGCATTCTGCTCATTGATAAGCATAGCGACCCACTCATTTAGATTGGCTCCTTGCTCTTCCCTGAGCTCTGCCACCTTGGTTGCCAAGAGCGGGACGTCCCAAGCTTCTATAAAAAAACGCCCCGGTGATTTACTGCCTTACCGGGGCGTTTGGTTGGAGGGTTGCGGCCTGAGGCCGCTTTTACAGTAAAGCAGCGCTGTTATTCGAAGCACTGTAACTCAAAGCACTGTTATTCA contains these protein-coding regions:
- a CDS encoding GNAT family N-acetyltransferase, whose amino-acid sequence is MDNKHWQWRFAASIDEIPAAEWDLCLAEDGKTEPDNPFCRHAFLKALEQSGSVCAAAGWQPMHLQLFCNDRRLAVMPLYLKEHSWGEYVFDWAWADAYQRHGEAYYPKLVCAIPFTPVTGPRLGIAPEARAAAADIQQALGKLFWQLLESYSSWHWLFVSKGQLESLRHLPQTLVREGTQFHWFNRGYSNFDDFLARLNSKRRKNILKERRALAGLQFVWLRGDELQDWHWQLFYRCYRQTYLKRSGHRGYLQPDFFKQLGKLMAAEVRLLLVHRLGEAPQQALACALYLQGKDTLYGRYWGALEEIPALHFEACYWQGIDYCIENGLSCFNAGAQGEHKLIRGFECVTTYSLHGIAHPGFREAIADFCQTEAGNNRLYQAQLQQALPYKKGD
- a CDS encoding methyl-accepting chemotaxis protein — translated: MNIRDLSVVKKIWASYLVVFVVFAAVAILLVLSLSALNQNIKVLTDKSLPSVAILKGIQVDITKVRKDEFSLLPNIDNPQIGEWLQGLDKLRADVQAGIVAYEALELSRQEQNAFKAFKDTWNQYIQETRSYNELLKKGDATTANQVILSSFDTYSRALTSLDNTLGLNDELINKISDDVQHEASLTQYGAAIGALIIIMVIALSSTLLSRAICRPIDRALKFAAKIAKGQLNNAIDEQALTKDELGTLLKELVTMQANLHSLVSEISDSTIQLTAAVEEVSAISAQNASSMQNQQSELSSVASAMTQMQAAVAEVAQNTEAGATSAYSATEVAKQGTATLQRTVAVIEQVSKSIQQSDLLARELESSSNNINMVVDVIRGIAEQTNLLALNAAIEAARAGEQGRGFAVVADEVRSLAQRTQDSTSQIVDIVNQLQENSSKIGLSSQECQTGITQCVEQVNEAGNQITEIEHSVENIAQMSTQIATACSEQNAVSEELNRSVDHINNVSTEMAEGASQTAIACQEISNLTHSLKARMEVFKL
- the hppD gene encoding 4-hydroxyphenylpyruvate dioxygenase codes for the protein MASEKNPLGLLGIEFTEFATPDSDFMHQVFIDFGFSMLKKAKDREIFYYKQNDINFLLNKERQGFSAEFAKHHGPAICSMGWRVEDANYALQLAVSRGARPADQAHTDLPYPAIYGIGDSLIYFIDRFGEQDNIYKTDFVDLPAPVIVPEKGFMEVDHLTNNVHKGTMEQWSDFYKDIFGFTEVRYFDISGVQTALVSYALRSPDGSFCIPINEGKGDDKNQIDEYLREYNGPGVQHLAFRTRDIVASLDAMEGTSIETLDIIPEYYDTIFDKVPQVTENRDKIKHHQILVDGDDSGYLLQIFTKNLFGPIFIEIIQRKNNLGFGEGNFKALFESIERDQMKRGVL
- a CDS encoding LysE family translocator, whose product is MQDYALLAAFIPTFFFVSVTPGMCMTLAMTLGMSIGVRRTLWMMLGELVGVALVALAAVLGVATVMLKHPMIFQGLKYLGGAYLIWLGINMWRAKGKMANLDQPRSIKRTALISQGFVTAIANPKGWAFMISLLPPFINLQQPMAPQLTALIGIIMCTELICMLAYANGGKSLRLFLSRGNNVRLLNRIAGSLMLGVGVWLALG
- a CDS encoding homogentisate 1,2-dioxygenase; the encoded protein is MPFYVKQGQVPNKRHIAFEKPSGELYREELFSTHGFSNIYSNKYHHNMPTKALTVEPFELSHGEVWQDSLVQNYKLDSKQADRQGHFFCARNKIFFNQDLAIYTARVTEDTELFYRNAYADEVVFVHEGEGELLSEYGKLKVQKWDYLVIPRGTTYQLKFKDYSNVRLLVIESFSMVEIPKHFRNDYGQLLESAPYCERDIRVPELTEARVEQGEFPLVSKFGDKYQLTQLEWHPFDLVGWDGFVYPWAFNITEYAPKVGKIHLPPSDHLVFTAHNFVICNFVPRPYDFHPKAIPAPYYHNNIDSDEVLYYVDGDFMSRTGIEAGYLTLHQKGVPHGPQPGRTEASIGKKDTYEYAVMVDTFAPLQLTTHVQSCMSTDYNRSWLEG
- a CDS encoding putative Ig domain-containing protein; translated protein: MKKTTLLAASIALALAGCGGSDNNDNPTAKSFSVTAIDGYLVNADVYAGENCQTKVATTGKGGIARIDGQYQGQTLCVKAVADKTMDESRGLVKKNFELKAPASKDANSQVISPLTDLVVKHMDANQGVSKADAEQAVSAQFAELKAEPELLFGDYLAKSSANKVAQALNIVGETLVSHQGLAEAHLQRLVEDVAAKVEAGDKLDDYEPVITPEGGVESNHRPHIALSQTELDKLTQIEVELGQPMTAVDLSAAFADKDNDSFTLSLMEEDGNIALETLGLAFDAKTGVLSGTPKVAGEIELHAYATDSKGARSYPLEIEIEVSSINHAPVINPAEKAELEAELARMSLTVGNQIDQVIDLDELFGDQDKDQLTFSAMTDMQGIALKIEQGDSLRLSGKPLVAGDFVITVTVNDGKHAAVKTDLKVKVADNGVEPEPKHPLEGKTWFTTEWGSADENDDGVMQVWCDTLEFKNGSVLRNVRTQDNLSECSATATVEVSTYIINELGQMVLEYGDDEGVEHQETIKLNDAIAGVGDNAKVLQLWDGRYTLFSKADDVEKRLDIESDDDAQGRMFTAELPAATEATYQLGHLTMQMTAADNGGAKVGLYFDVPNTDFSCDEVREFYDLNLSYEGMEYRIPAYLFPGEENSIEYCQAQFDIEQPVVGKIYSVIGHVTEEDAGLVEEIKANIQWTGTGNNE
- the ggt gene encoding gamma-glutamyltransferase, which gives rise to MRLIKPLIFAVALALPAASTLSYSPQATANESSIYSEMATAQPVWAKHGMVSSQEALASRIGVDILKQGGNAVDAAVAVGYALAVTLPRAGNIGGGGFMLVHLAKENKTIAIDYREMAPSKAHRDIFLDDKGNAVNKLSREHGLAVGVPGTVMGMELALSKYGTMKREQVIAPAIKLARDGISVTSDLANSLDGVKRRISQWPSSAAIFYKADGSSFVPGEIIKQPELAHSLELIAKQGSKGFYQGETAEKLVSAIQAAGGIMTLEDLNNYQAIERQPVRGHYRGYEVVSMPPPSSGGIHIIEILNILEQYPIHDLGHNTAATLHLMAEAMRRAYADRSEYLGDPDFYPVPVKALLSPDYAQTLAKSIDSKHATPSSQVKPGKLAPYESDQTTHYSVVDKWGNAVSNTYTLNFSYGSGLVADGTGILLNNEMDDFSAKPGTPNGYGLVGGEANSVQGNKRPLSSMSPTMIMKDGQPFLVTGSPGGARIITTVLQIIMNVIDHDLNIAEASFAPRMHHQWLPDEIRVERSLNGDTIALLEAMGHQVKVKSSMGSTQSIMVTEEGKFGASDPRRAGSEAAGY